The DNA sequence CAGTAATTGTTTGGTTCATACGCCTTGTGCAATTGCGACTTATATGAGACAACCTAAAAAGCCTTGTATTAAGATGTCTGATAAGGAAAGCTTAGAGCTAGTTGTTTGCTAGAAAACCCAAAAATTAAGGTTTAAAGTAAAAAATAGAGCTTTTATATGACGTGAATTTTTTTTAAAGACATTACATTCATAAATAGAACCTCTTTATTTAAAATAATTTAAGAACTAAGTGCAATTATTATTGCTGCGCAATCTATTTTCTGACAAAATGAGTTTGTTCAAAATAAATACTCTCATGAGCTACCTTTCCAGTTTGCAACACCCTCTTGTAAAGCATTTAGTTAAATTAAGACGAAATCGCGCATATCGTTATGAACAAAAAACCGTCTTAATTAGTGGGATAAAATTGATTTGCGAATTATCTCAAAAATTTTCTTTTAAAAATATTCTGATCGAAAAAACATACCGACCTCTTTTTTCCTATAAAGCACAACAAACCAATACCACTTCTTTAGCTATCCTAGAAAAAATTACAGGGCTTGAAGCTCCTGAGCCCATTGCAGCTGAGGTCTGCATGCCTATCTTTCAAGATCTAAAGTCTAGTAAGCGCCTATTAATCTTGGATAGAGTAGTGGACCCTGGAAATCTAGGAACTCTTTTACGTACTGCTCTAGCATTTGATTGGGATGTATTCTTAGTAGAAGGTTGCGTAGATCTATATAATGATAAAGCGCTGCGTGCTGCTAAAGGGGCCACTTTTTTTTTAAATTTAACCCAAGGAAGCCTTGTCCATCTACAGAGTCTACTACAAAAAGGATCTTTTTCTATCTATGCAGCCGATGCTAAAGGAGACAAACTTCAAAAAAACCTACCAAAAAAATCTATTGCTTTAGCTTTGGGAAATGAATCCCATGGAGTAAATCCCTTTATCATGCAACATGCTAAAAAAATAGCCATTCCTATTAAAAAATCTGTTGAATCTCTAAATGTGGCAATCGCTGGAGCTATTTTCATGTATCTACTACAGGAACCCCAAGAATGAGTAAGCAAGATCACTTTCTCAATTGGGAAGAGCAATATTGGGACTCAGACAGAAAGGCTTCGCGTAAACAAAGAAAAACCGCAGAAAAAAAAGATCGGTCTAAATTTAAAAAAAGCAACCAGGATCAACTGCTTAAAAAAAGCAAAAAGCCGGTTAATGCAACAGATATACAAGGTCGAGTTCTCACTATTGCAGCAGATAGAATTACGGTTTTTACAGATGAGCACTCCTATCTTTGTTCTTTAAAAGGCTCTCTTAAACAAGAGCACGCCCTCATGAAAAACCTCATAGCGGTTGGAGATCTTGTACTCATACAAATCATCAATGAGACTCATGCTGTGATTACTCAAGTATTGCCTCGCAGATCTATTTTATCTAGAGCGGATAACCTTTCGCGTAATAAACAACAGTTGATCGCTACCAATGTAGATCAAGTTTTCATTACAGCCTCTGTTTGTAGCCCTAAATTAAAACCTCTACTTATTGATCGTTATATTATAGCCGCACAAAAGGGAAATATTTGTCCTATCATCCTTATTAATAAAGTGGATTTACTAGACACCCCCCTTAATAGGCTTTCTTTGGAAGCAGTTGAAGAAGAGAAGAGATTATATGAAGAATTTATTCATACCTATAAATCCCTTAATTTCATTGTAATTCCTCTGAGCGTTATCACTCAAGAGGGCATCGATATGCTAAAAACACAGATGCAAAATAAAACATCGGT is a window from the Candidatus Rhabdochlamydia porcellionis genome containing:
- the rsgA gene encoding ribosome small subunit-dependent GTPase A yields the protein MSKQDHFLNWEEQYWDSDRKASRKQRKTAEKKDRSKFKKSNQDQLLKKSKKPVNATDIQGRVLTIAADRITVFTDEHSYLCSLKGSLKQEHALMKNLIAVGDLVLIQIINETHAVITQVLPRRSILSRADNLSRNKQQLIATNVDQVFITASVCSPKLKPLLIDRYIIAAQKGNICPIILINKVDLLDTPLNRLSLEAVEEEKRLYEEFIHTYKSLNFIVIPLSVITQEGIDMLKTQMQNKTSVFSGQSGVGKSSLINLVTGLCFATRKVVKRTGKGSHTTTQARMIPLEGRSYCIDTPGIQSFGIWDIDKKTLSSYFSEIFTASEGCQFPNCTHRREPNCAVKKAVEIGKISTLRFDSYCALMSSLSKKHQKR
- a CDS encoding TrmH family RNA methyltransferase translates to MSYLSSLQHPLVKHLVKLRRNRAYRYEQKTVLISGIKLICELSQKFSFKNILIEKTYRPLFSYKAQQTNTTSLAILEKITGLEAPEPIAAEVCMPIFQDLKSSKRLLILDRVVDPGNLGTLLRTALAFDWDVFLVEGCVDLYNDKALRAAKGATFFLNLTQGSLVHLQSLLQKGSFSIYAADAKGDKLQKNLPKKSIALALGNESHGVNPFIMQHAKKIAIPIKKSVESLNVAIAGAIFMYLLQEPQE